One segment of Novipirellula artificiosorum DNA contains the following:
- a CDS encoding YkgJ family cysteine cluster protein, with protein sequence MSQAALSTTIRRRRDFPKDANLCEHCSAKCCHYFALAIDEPVTRRDFDFIRWYLLHEHATVFVEGETWYLLVYTTCKHLQQDHRCGIYETRPQICRDYTTDECEFEDDWCYEKYFETPEQLDEYADALFGRQFPDPNTKKHDRLRSRRPTALPIA encoded by the coding sequence GTGTCCCAAGCCGCTTTGTCAACCACGATTCGCCGCCGTCGAGATTTCCCCAAGGATGCGAACCTCTGCGAACATTGTAGCGCGAAATGTTGTCATTACTTCGCACTGGCGATCGATGAACCCGTTACTCGTCGTGACTTCGATTTTATCCGCTGGTACTTGCTGCACGAACACGCCACAGTGTTTGTCGAAGGCGAAACTTGGTACCTGTTGGTGTACACCACCTGCAAGCATTTGCAACAGGATCATCGATGCGGGATCTATGAGACCCGTCCACAAATTTGCCGTGATTACACGACCGACGAGTGCGAATTCGAAGACGACTGGTGTTACGAGAAGTATTTCGAAACCCCCGAACAACTTGACGAGTACGCCGATGCGTTGTTCGGCCGACAATTTCCCGATCCGAACACGAAGAAACATGATCGACTTCGCAGCCGACGTCCGACGGCGCTGCCGATCGCCTAG
- a CDS encoding formyltransferase family protein, with product MEVVITALGPDNSGLADPIIHHVTGRGARISEIQMYDHDEEQLFAMLCRIDVPDAELDKLTDAMRQIGEVTGLAIRVWSSERRAARPRLAVCGTFLEHTPRAILQAVRDGIIHAEVPVLISNRKKLAPLAREFGVDFEMIGDAQGAADDHKMVATLDRHDIDYVVLARYMRILPPSICWQFAGGRIINLHHGLLPGFPGFRPYHDAFNARMLTYGATCHFIIPELDAGNQTINQRTFSVAPGTRIEEVMRIGESENEPACLVEGVRRVVDREVYLHFHRVAARSKP from the coding sequence GTGGAAGTCGTCATCACCGCACTTGGGCCAGATAATTCAGGATTGGCGGACCCGATCATTCACCATGTGACGGGCCGCGGTGCCCGTATTTCTGAAATCCAAATGTATGACCATGACGAGGAGCAACTGTTTGCGATGCTGTGTCGGATCGATGTTCCCGATGCGGAACTCGACAAATTGACCGATGCGATGCGCCAAATTGGCGAAGTCACAGGGCTTGCGATTCGCGTCTGGAGCAGCGAGCGACGAGCGGCACGCCCTCGATTGGCTGTCTGCGGTACGTTTCTCGAACACACTCCGCGAGCCATTTTGCAGGCCGTTCGGGATGGAATTATCCACGCAGAAGTTCCCGTCCTGATCTCCAACCGCAAGAAATTGGCTCCACTGGCCCGTGAGTTTGGTGTGGACTTCGAAATGATTGGCGACGCACAAGGTGCCGCGGATGATCATAAAATGGTTGCAACACTCGATCGCCACGATATCGACTACGTCGTTCTCGCTCGCTACATGCGAATTCTACCTCCGTCGATCTGTTGGCAATTTGCAGGTGGGCGAATCATCAATTTGCACCACGGCTTGCTACCGGGTTTCCCCGGCTTTCGCCCCTATCACGACGCGTTCAATGCCCGAATGCTCACCTATGGTGCGACTTGCCATTTCATCATTCCGGAACTTGACGCAGGGAATCAAACGATCAATCAGCGTACCTTCTCGGTGGCTCCGGGAACTCGAATCGAGGAGGTGATGCGGATCGGTGAAAGTGAGAACGAGCCGGCCTGTTTAGTGGAAGGCGTTCGTCGGGTGGTCGACCGCGAAGTGTACTTGCATTTTCACCGTGTCGCTGCCCGAAGCAAACCCTAA
- a CDS encoding YihY/virulence factor BrkB family protein, with protein sequence MRHFFKYVSDAVRRPRDELSRRQHQLRYAWELTAHCWRQLIRHRAEGMAAELTYRTIFSLIPVVVLGLVMFRIVGGLEDVQRKVEDELYSFFGVPDIPVQYTHPIHPIVQELATGDSVGSEPASEGTMDTIEASRPISSQPLPADTGSVPTDSVTVANEEVDKTSVEEASRQQTRAGIRRALREATAKVASLDFASIGVIGLLLFIYAAIALANATESIFNLIFEAPTHRPLHIRVAIHWSIITLGSGLLAISLYLSGQAVEWVSTFGIGADVRVFLSHCLSVVASWVLLFLLYALMPNTHVSVRAAMIGSFIGAILWEAAKLIFQIYVATALPYSALYGSLGLIPLFLFWIYVTWWIFLFGLILTHTLQTLRGRRPGQKDWKESGLLHGDPDWMLPIMVEVAEAFSSGDAVDFQELADRLGLGGSVVHEMSTLLVEAKLLRCVSKGAGEGDALTLARPADLIDLGEILSLAHQSQPNNNHPAWRALSDLKQAECESASGKSLASIMT encoded by the coding sequence TTGCGACATTTCTTCAAATACGTTTCCGACGCGGTCCGGCGACCTCGTGATGAGTTGAGTCGGCGCCAGCACCAACTTCGCTATGCCTGGGAGTTGACGGCGCATTGTTGGCGTCAGCTCATTCGGCATCGGGCGGAGGGCATGGCAGCCGAACTCACGTACCGAACCATCTTCTCGTTGATCCCCGTTGTCGTGCTGGGGTTGGTGATGTTTCGGATCGTGGGCGGCTTGGAGGACGTCCAAAGAAAAGTAGAAGACGAACTGTATTCCTTCTTTGGCGTTCCCGACATTCCGGTTCAATACACCCATCCTATCCATCCCATCGTGCAGGAGTTGGCCACCGGCGACTCAGTCGGTAGCGAACCGGCGTCGGAAGGGACGATGGATACCATCGAGGCATCCCGCCCCATCTCGTCCCAACCGTTGCCAGCCGACACGGGATCGGTGCCGACCGATTCCGTAACCGTGGCGAACGAGGAAGTCGACAAAACGTCGGTTGAGGAAGCCTCTCGGCAACAAACACGTGCTGGCATTCGCCGTGCCTTGCGGGAAGCGACGGCCAAAGTTGCCTCCCTCGATTTTGCATCGATCGGAGTGATCGGTTTGCTGCTATTCATCTATGCGGCCATCGCCTTAGCGAATGCAACCGAATCGATATTCAACTTGATCTTTGAAGCTCCCACGCATCGCCCCCTGCACATTCGCGTTGCGATTCATTGGTCGATCATCACACTGGGCAGCGGATTGCTTGCGATCAGTTTGTATCTTTCGGGGCAGGCGGTGGAGTGGGTTTCAACATTTGGCATTGGAGCGGATGTGCGAGTGTTCTTAAGCCATTGCTTGTCGGTCGTTGCCAGTTGGGTGCTGCTGTTTTTGCTCTATGCGCTCATGCCCAACACGCACGTTTCAGTTCGTGCGGCGATGATTGGCTCGTTTATCGGCGCGATCTTGTGGGAAGCGGCAAAGCTGATCTTTCAAATCTACGTTGCCACAGCACTTCCCTATTCCGCGCTTTACGGATCGCTAGGCCTAATCCCGTTGTTTCTATTTTGGATCTATGTGACGTGGTGGATTTTCCTATTTGGATTGATCCTGACTCATACGCTACAAACACTACGTGGGCGGCGTCCTGGCCAGAAGGATTGGAAGGAATCGGGCCTGCTGCATGGCGATCCGGATTGGATGCTACCCATCATGGTCGAGGTCGCCGAGGCGTTTTCGAGCGGCGATGCCGTTGATTTCCAGGAATTAGCGGATCGGCTCGGACTGGGCGGCAGCGTGGTCCATGAGATGTCGACGCTGTTGGTCGAAGCCAAGTTGCTGCGTTGTGTTTCCAAGGGGGCGGGCGAGGGGGATGCCTTGACGCTGGCTCGCCCCGCTGATTTGATTGATCTCGGTGAAATTCTATCGCTTGCTCACCAATCGCAGCCGAACAACAACCACCCTGCCTGGCGGGCCTTGTCGGATTTGAAGCAAGCGGAGTGCGAATCCGCCAGCGGGAAATCGCTCGCGTCGATCATGACGTGA
- the floA gene encoding flotillin-like protein FloA (flotillin-like protein involved in membrane lipid rafts): MMMPSALAFHVLLVNGQSNLLVTAQASPWQVVTLAGSLFVLFLLAVLGFFFIRYGKLWFQAYMSVADVSLVSLIRMHFTKVNPNVIVQAKVMSAQAGLSINRRDGISTKRLEAHYLAGGNVMNVIHAIIAAHRAEIPLDFDQAAAIDLAGRDVLDAVQTSVYPKVIDCPDPSRSGKTTLSAITRNGIELRVRARVTVRTNIEQLIGGATEDTIIARVGEAIISSIGSAEDHFKVLENPDLITRVVLSRGLDAQTAFEIVSIDIADIDVGENIGARLQSDQAEADTRVARAQAERRRAEAIAEEQQMKAKVAENRSQLVLAEAKVPMAMADAFRAGRITAPNQNLSDGS; the protein is encoded by the coding sequence ATGATGATGCCATCCGCCTTGGCTTTTCACGTCCTCCTCGTCAACGGCCAATCCAATCTGCTGGTCACGGCTCAGGCGAGTCCGTGGCAAGTGGTCACGCTCGCCGGTTCGCTATTCGTCCTTTTCTTGCTGGCGGTCCTCGGGTTCTTTTTCATTCGCTACGGCAAACTCTGGTTCCAGGCCTACATGTCGGTGGCGGATGTTAGCTTGGTGAGCCTGATCCGAATGCACTTCACCAAAGTCAACCCCAACGTGATCGTGCAAGCCAAGGTGATGTCGGCACAAGCGGGGTTGAGCATCAATCGTCGAGATGGGATCAGCACCAAACGATTGGAAGCTCACTACTTGGCGGGTGGGAATGTGATGAACGTGATTCACGCCATCATCGCGGCTCATCGTGCAGAGATCCCACTCGATTTTGATCAAGCTGCTGCGATCGACTTGGCTGGCCGTGACGTTCTTGATGCGGTTCAAACGAGTGTCTATCCCAAAGTGATCGATTGTCCTGATCCTTCGCGAAGCGGAAAGACGACCCTCAGCGCGATCACGCGAAACGGGATTGAGCTTCGAGTCCGCGCCCGGGTGACGGTGCGAACGAACATCGAACAATTGATCGGTGGCGCAACCGAAGACACCATCATCGCGCGAGTTGGGGAAGCCATCATCAGCTCGATCGGTTCTGCGGAAGATCATTTCAAAGTCCTTGAAAACCCCGACCTGATCACACGAGTCGTGTTGTCGCGTGGGTTGGACGCACAGACGGCGTTTGAGATCGTCTCGATTGACATCGCCGATATCGACGTGGGTGAAAACATCGGAGCGAGGCTGCAAAGCGACCAGGCGGAAGCGGACACGCGGGTGGCCCGGGCTCAAGCGGAACGTCGTCGCGCTGAAGCGATTGCCGAAGAGCAGCAAATGAAAGCGAAGGTCGCCGAAAACCGGTCGCAGTTGGTGCTGGCCGAAGCCAAAGTGCCGATGGCCATGGCCGACGCGTTTCGAGCGGGCCGAATCACGGCACCGAATCAGAACCTCAGCGACGGTTCTTAG
- a CDS encoding alpha/beta hydrolase family protein translates to MRDNRLQVVRKSYRVKFQGAMGDSLAGIIDRPDTTDPVPVVVLSHCFTCSKDLKAIVRVSRGLSERGIAVLRFDMTGIGGSRGDFSQTNFATNLEDLRAAIRFAAGELGPVTTLYGHSFGGAASLALAGSNHPDDAAEPVLSSLRSVISLGSPSDTWHLAVRLTKMNPRIDIDGMGEVTIGGVAWTIRKQMVDNYRQYDLASRISRIKLPTLLLHSPIDETVGFDHALRIMMLINQSQGEASTPCCSLLSLPGADHLLKNDPRDLDFVVRTSAAMVHRYSQMPERLR, encoded by the coding sequence GTGCGTGACAATCGCTTGCAAGTGGTTCGCAAGTCCTATCGTGTCAAATTTCAAGGTGCGATGGGAGATTCGCTTGCGGGAATCATCGATCGCCCCGATACGACCGATCCAGTCCCCGTCGTCGTACTGAGTCACTGCTTCACGTGCAGCAAGGACCTGAAAGCCATTGTTCGCGTTTCGCGAGGGCTGTCCGAAAGGGGGATTGCTGTTCTGCGGTTCGATATGACGGGAATTGGTGGCAGTCGTGGCGATTTTTCGCAAACGAATTTCGCAACCAATCTGGAGGATCTGCGTGCCGCCATTCGTTTTGCTGCTGGCGAACTTGGGCCAGTCACCACCCTTTATGGTCACAGCTTCGGAGGCGCCGCATCCTTGGCTTTGGCCGGATCGAATCACCCTGACGATGCCGCCGAACCGGTTCTATCGAGCCTGCGCAGTGTAATTTCGCTTGGATCGCCGAGTGACACATGGCACTTGGCGGTGCGTTTGACGAAAATGAACCCTCGGATCGATATCGATGGCATGGGGGAGGTCACCATCGGCGGCGTGGCATGGACGATTCGCAAACAAATGGTCGATAACTATCGCCAATACGACCTGGCCAGCCGGATCAGTCGCATCAAATTGCCAACCCTGCTGCTGCATTCGCCGATCGACGAAACGGTGGGCTTTGATCATGCACTGCGGATCATGATGCTGATCAATCAATCCCAAGGGGAGGCCTCCACTCCCTGCTGCAGCTTGCTTTCCCTTCCCGGTGCGGATCATTTGTTGAAGAACGATCCGCGTGACCTCGACTTTGTGGTCCGTACGAGTGCGGCGATGGTCCATCGCTACAGCCAGATGCCAGAGCGTTTGCGGTAA